From the genome of Erythrobacter litoralis, one region includes:
- a CDS encoding 2OG-Fe(II) oxygenase has translation MSILPLDPDTLLLPTDEARAAAAPHSKEYQVRKPFPYGCYDNFLAPEILDRVKEELKVLPEADTSFDRPQERLKTSYMPERLPEYTRHLFYALNSRPVIAFLEELTGIKGLIPDPYFAGGGIHVVRNGGHLDIHADFNHHAALNLERRVNMLIYLNKNWKNEYGGSFEVWNEDMTVKVEGFVPQFNRMCIFNTSSTSWHGNPEPVNHPKGQPRMSIALYYYTATWDATRKPHTTRFKPRPGTSDRSDRQILRKELLADLLPPILHRKLAPRLHKLGF, from the coding sequence ATGTCCATATTGCCCCTCGATCCCGACACGCTGCTCCTGCCCACTGACGAGGCGCGCGCTGCCGCGGCGCCGCATTCAAAAGAATACCAGGTTCGTAAGCCATTTCCGTACGGCTGCTACGACAATTTCCTTGCTCCGGAGATTCTAGACCGCGTCAAGGAGGAGCTGAAGGTGCTGCCAGAGGCGGACACGAGCTTTGATCGCCCACAGGAACGGCTAAAGACCAGCTATATGCCGGAGCGCCTGCCAGAGTATACGCGGCACCTCTTCTATGCGCTAAATTCGCGTCCCGTTATCGCATTCCTTGAGGAGCTGACCGGTATTAAGGGCTTGATCCCAGATCCGTACTTTGCCGGGGGCGGAATTCATGTAGTTCGCAATGGCGGCCATCTCGACATCCACGCCGACTTCAATCACCATGCCGCGCTCAACTTAGAGCGCAGAGTAAACATGTTGATCTATCTGAACAAGAACTGGAAAAACGAATATGGAGGCTCATTCGAGGTCTGGAACGAAGACATGACCGTGAAAGTTGAGGGGTTCGTGCCGCAATTCAACCGCATGTGCATTTTCAATACATCCTCAACAAGTTGGCACGGCAATCCCGAGCCCGTGAACCATCCCAAAGGGCAGCCTCGGATGTCGATCGCGCTCTACTACTACACTGCAACATGGGACGCGACGCGGAAGCCGCACACGACGCGTTTCAAGCCGCGTCCAGGTACAAGTGACCGGAGCGATCGTCAGATTTTGCGTAAGGAGCTGCTCGCGGACCTTCTGCCACCGATCCTACATCGCAAGTTGGCGCCGAGACTACACAAGCTCGGCTTCTGA
- a CDS encoding nuclear transport factor 2 family protein — protein sequence MSQDIRTLTHAYITAFHNRDIEGVAALMHEDFVLTDPENEALGPRETVLRFISGLFERAGTTLTFLPRTVLVDGARSVIEFGLTIDQDYLEGIDLIEWQDGRMISMRAHLTQRNQQIRERDH from the coding sequence GTGAGCCAAGATATCCGTACTTTGACGCACGCATACATCACAGCATTCCACAACAGGGACATCGAAGGCGTTGCGGCACTCATGCACGAAGATTTTGTGTTGACCGATCCCGAAAACGAGGCGTTGGGTCCTCGAGAGACCGTGCTAAGGTTCATCTCGGGCCTGTTCGAGCGCGCGGGCACCACTCTGACGTTTCTGCCTCGAACGGTGCTCGTAGATGGGGCGCGCAGCGTCATCGAGTTCGGCCTGACGATCGACCAAGACTATCTCGAAGGAATCGACCTTATCGAGTGGCAAGACGGACGCATGATCTCCATGCGTGCACATCTAACGCAGCGGAACCAACAAATAAGAGAACGTGACCATTGA
- a CDS encoding glycosyltransferase family 2 protein, with amino-acid sequence MQILIPISGRTSFFPEEEYFFPKPLIEVAGQPMIKLVIDSLKRDFPDADFTFIVDREDARGFSLDRVLKLAAGESATIVERLGETSGGLCSCLLAIDVLDANRELLIFNSDQIITDNLAGHVARFNNSEADAGVITFDAVHPRWCYVVAEDGHEVVQAFEKKVMSRNAVAGFYYFQKAETFLLAAQKAVLNDVNVNGLFYISASLNEALLMNRRIMLSPIDARDYHSFFEPSRITAFERSPAAALIRERPHAGARINVILPAAGEGSRFAKAGWKKPKPFIDVLDQPMLSHVIDNVSPSDSQVTVLLRKQHQDEQTQAVLDLEAKGVTVIPVENLTEGTASTVLLARRVFDDDRPMMVANTDQIVDFNVSDFIEDCFNRQLDGSILVFRDPEMDPKWSFARVGADGLVQEVAEKKPISDLATVGIYLFARGRDFVGAAADMMAANQRVNGEFYTCPVYNFMIAQGARIGVYEVPRNAMQGLGTPDDLEAFLTRQGVGPSPDAPD; translated from the coding sequence ATGCAGATTTTGATCCCGATTTCCGGCCGCACGTCCTTTTTTCCGGAGGAGGAGTATTTCTTTCCCAAGCCTCTGATCGAAGTGGCCGGTCAGCCTATGATCAAGCTAGTGATTGACAGCCTAAAACGCGACTTCCCAGACGCTGATTTCACCTTCATCGTCGATCGCGAAGATGCGCGAGGGTTCTCGCTCGATCGGGTGCTTAAACTGGCTGCTGGGGAAAGCGCGACGATTGTCGAGCGATTGGGCGAAACGTCTGGGGGCTTATGTTCCTGTCTCCTTGCGATCGATGTCCTTGATGCGAACCGTGAGCTTCTGATCTTCAACAGCGACCAGATCATCACCGACAATCTGGCGGGACATGTGGCGCGGTTCAATAATTCGGAGGCAGATGCTGGTGTCATCACCTTCGATGCCGTTCATCCGCGATGGTGTTACGTTGTAGCGGAGGACGGGCACGAAGTAGTTCAGGCCTTCGAGAAAAAGGTCATGTCGCGAAACGCTGTTGCCGGCTTCTACTATTTCCAAAAAGCGGAGACCTTCCTCCTGGCAGCGCAGAAAGCGGTACTCAATGACGTGAATGTCAATGGTCTGTTCTACATTAGCGCGTCATTGAACGAAGCTCTTTTGATGAACCGTCGCATCATGCTGTCCCCGATCGATGCGCGAGACTACCACAGCTTTTTCGAGCCGTCCCGGATCACTGCGTTTGAACGCTCACCCGCGGCCGCGTTGATACGCGAACGGCCACACGCCGGCGCGCGCATCAACGTGATCCTGCCGGCAGCGGGTGAAGGAAGCCGGTTTGCCAAGGCCGGCTGGAAAAAGCCGAAGCCATTCATTGACGTTCTCGATCAGCCGATGCTGTCCCACGTCATCGACAACGTTTCGCCGAGTGACTCGCAAGTTACCGTCCTTCTGCGCAAGCAGCACCAGGATGAACAGACCCAAGCGGTTCTTGATCTGGAAGCGAAGGGAGTCACGGTCATCCCGGTCGAAAATTTGACCGAAGGTACGGCATCGACCGTGTTGCTGGCCCGGCGCGTGTTCGACGACGATCGGCCGATGATGGTGGCCAACACCGACCAAATCGTCGATTTCAACGTCTCCGATTTTATAGAAGATTGTTTCAATCGGCAACTCGACGGCTCGATCCTTGTGTTCCGGGACCCGGAGATGGACCCGAAATGGTCCTTCGCTCGTGTGGGTGCCGACGGGTTAGTTCAGGAGGTGGCCGAGAAAAAGCCGATCTCGGATCTAGCGACGGTCGGAATCTATCTATTTGCGCGCGGCCGGGATTTCGTTGGCGCCGCTGCGGACATGATGGCGGCCAACCAACGCGTGAACGGGGAGTTCTATACTTGTCCGGTCTATAACTTCATGATTGCACAAGGCGCACGGATCGGGGTCTACGAAGTCCCGAGGAATGCGATGCAGGGCCTCGGGACACCGGACGATCTAGAAGCCTTTCTAACGAGGCAGGGCGTCGGTCCGTCACCTGACGCGCCGGATTGA
- a CDS encoding HAD family hydrolase: protein MIKAILFDMDGVLIEAKDWHYEALNRALGHFGFTISRESHLSTFDGLPTRAKLKMLSKSRGLPVGLHDFLNELKQNYTLEFSNLRCKPVFNHQYALTRLKADGYLTAVCSNSVRQSVEEMMRLSDLKGHLDLLMSNEDVTNGKPDPEMYVVAMERLSVRPEECLILEDNDHGIEAAIASGGHLMKIGVPDDVTYRAIKARIHEIDGR from the coding sequence ATGATCAAGGCAATCCTGTTCGACATGGACGGCGTTCTGATTGAAGCCAAGGACTGGCATTACGAAGCTCTCAACCGTGCACTGGGTCATTTCGGCTTTACGATTAGCCGTGAAAGTCATCTGTCTACATTCGACGGGCTGCCGACCCGGGCCAAACTGAAAATGCTTTCCAAGTCTCGTGGCCTTCCTGTGGGGCTTCATGATTTTCTCAATGAACTGAAGCAGAACTATACGCTCGAATTCAGCAACTTGCGCTGCAAACCAGTTTTCAATCACCAATACGCGCTAACACGATTAAAGGCGGACGGGTATCTGACAGCCGTTTGTTCCAACTCGGTTCGCCAATCGGTGGAAGAGATGATGCGGCTGTCTGATCTCAAAGGCCATCTCGACCTGTTGATGTCCAATGAGGATGTAACCAATGGTAAACCAGATCCTGAGATGTACGTGGTCGCGATGGAACGGCTCAGTGTTCGACCCGAAGAATGCTTGATCCTCGAGGATAACGACCACGGCATTGAGGCGGCAATTGCCAGCGGCGGGCATCTGATGAAGATCGGAGTGCCAGATGACGTGACCTACCGTGCGATCAAGGCGCGCATTCACGAAATAGACGGTAGGTGA
- a CDS encoding WavE lipopolysaccharide synthesis family protein, translating into MRHVLFAETSKGSHFMTSRARPKASVELGLGADSSPRYSLQPAVRPEKAAIVLQGPIWSAENFSLETVRIYRRHMPDCRLVLSTWKDAPQTDLDRIAKEGVDIVLNDKPATPGPYNVNMQIVSSSGGMRRAAELGVEWVIKSRTDQRLYQPTIMSSLISLAQLFPPLGAAATTQKYRVFGMAGGTFKFAPYHLSDQTVFGHIDDMLSYWSPPLRESPLPEDFPTDPLRLFLEVPIGKFCRYAAAETYFASQFLLRQGRSLEWTISDSWAALRDHFGVVDQMSSDIYWVKGQHYTMRDVMGSYAALSNIGELGFLEWVQLVAGALSPETAGAYERVLDECITPFDPGYP; encoded by the coding sequence ATGCGCCACGTTCTTTTCGCCGAAACGAGTAAGGGCTCGCATTTCATGACGAGCCGGGCGCGGCCCAAGGCATCCGTCGAATTAGGGCTGGGCGCAGATTCTTCGCCAAGATACTCCCTTCAGCCCGCTGTGCGGCCTGAAAAAGCAGCCATCGTCCTACAAGGGCCGATCTGGTCTGCAGAGAATTTCTCGCTTGAAACCGTGCGCATCTATCGCCGCCATATGCCAGATTGCAGGCTAGTCCTTTCGACTTGGAAAGACGCACCTCAGACAGATTTGGACCGGATTGCCAAAGAGGGCGTCGACATCGTTCTCAACGATAAGCCGGCCACTCCCGGCCCCTATAACGTGAACATGCAAATAGTCAGCTCTTCCGGCGGAATGCGGAGGGCGGCGGAGTTGGGCGTGGAATGGGTTATCAAGTCGCGCACCGACCAGCGATTGTATCAACCCACAATTATGAGCAGCCTGATCTCGCTGGCGCAGCTCTTCCCGCCGCTGGGAGCGGCGGCTACAACACAAAAATACCGGGTGTTTGGCATGGCTGGAGGGACCTTCAAGTTCGCACCCTATCATTTGAGCGACCAGACGGTCTTTGGTCATATCGACGATATGCTTTCATACTGGTCTCCGCCTTTGCGCGAAAGTCCCTTACCCGAGGATTTTCCGACCGATCCGTTGCGCCTATTTTTGGAGGTGCCCATCGGCAAATTTTGCCGCTACGCCGCGGCCGAGACCTATTTTGCAAGTCAGTTCCTTCTGCGGCAAGGGCGTTCCTTGGAATGGACCATTTCCGACAGTTGGGCGGCGCTCAGAGATCATTTTGGTGTGGTAGACCAGATGTCGTCTGACATCTATTGGGTCAAGGGGCAGCACTACACGATGCGCGACGTGATGGGGAGCTACGCGGCGCTATCCAACATCGGGGAGTTGGGCTTTCTTGAATGGGTGCAGCTTGTGGCGGGTGCGTTGTCGCCTGAGACGGCCGGCGCATACGAGCGAGTGCTGGATGAATGCATAACGCCCTTCGATCCAGGGTATCCGTGA
- a CDS encoding oligosaccharide flippase family protein: MANAANRTLLERLKNGDGIGVRVVRSSASIAIGNGASQALRLVSNLALSRLLFPEAFGLMALVTVFITGLHMLSDAGTSPSIMRHERGDMPRFLNTVWSLQVLRGVFLWLLTIAIAPPVARLYDEPLLAQLLPVTGISLLIAGLAPTRYETYLRHLRVTRVTLLDLGSQAISIALVIVLAWWLQSVWALVFGTILGAAARVGLLHAFLDGHVDKFRINREDASEILTFGRWIFLSSISGFVVLQGDKAVLGAYLSLAALGIYNIGYFMGIFAAQLTDVVQSKVLIPLYREASPATSSNDARVVHRLRLLLSCGGLALLGLFAFGGTVIIELLYDPRYASAGLIVVLIACAQMMGLASKVYDQAALAYGDSRGFFIVVAVRAVLQTIFLWVGAAIFGVAGALIGQGFALLAAHVGSIVLARKHKCWDPMHDGVIISGAFVLSAGAVLVHRDGLTAFLASGL, translated from the coding sequence ATGGCAAACGCAGCAAACCGCACTCTTCTCGAACGCTTGAAAAATGGTGACGGCATCGGGGTCCGCGTGGTGAGAAGCTCCGCGAGCATCGCCATCGGTAACGGTGCTTCGCAAGCGTTGCGCTTAGTGTCAAATCTCGCCCTGTCGAGACTTCTTTTTCCCGAAGCGTTCGGTCTGATGGCTTTGGTGACAGTGTTCATCACCGGGCTCCATATGCTATCTGACGCGGGGACCAGCCCGTCGATTATGCGCCACGAGCGCGGCGATATGCCCCGATTCCTGAATACGGTGTGGTCGCTTCAAGTCCTGCGGGGCGTGTTTCTGTGGCTACTTACAATCGCTATCGCGCCGCCGGTCGCAAGGCTTTATGATGAGCCTTTGCTGGCTCAGCTCCTGCCCGTTACTGGCATTTCGCTGCTGATCGCCGGATTAGCTCCGACGCGATACGAGACATATCTCAGACACCTCAGAGTTACGCGCGTGACGCTGCTCGATCTCGGAAGCCAAGCCATCAGCATCGCGCTGGTAATTGTTTTGGCATGGTGGCTTCAGTCGGTTTGGGCGCTCGTATTCGGTACAATCCTTGGGGCTGCAGCGCGTGTCGGGCTGTTACATGCTTTCCTTGACGGCCATGTCGACAAGTTTCGCATCAACCGCGAGGATGCCTCCGAGATACTCACGTTCGGTAGGTGGATTTTCCTGAGCTCAATATCAGGTTTCGTCGTTCTACAAGGCGACAAAGCGGTGCTAGGTGCATACCTCTCGCTTGCGGCCCTCGGCATCTACAATATTGGGTATTTCATGGGCATTTTCGCTGCGCAGCTGACCGATGTCGTACAAAGCAAGGTGTTGATTCCTCTCTATCGCGAGGCGAGCCCAGCCACGAGCAGCAATGACGCGCGCGTTGTCCACCGCCTGCGCCTGCTGCTGTCTTGCGGGGGCCTAGCACTGCTAGGCCTGTTTGCGTTCGGTGGAACGGTCATAATCGAGTTGCTCTATGATCCGCGTTACGCGTCCGCTGGTCTGATCGTGGTCCTGATCGCCTGTGCCCAGATGATGGGCCTGGCGAGCAAGGTATACGATCAGGCTGCGCTTGCGTATGGTGATTCCCGTGGCTTTTTCATCGTCGTAGCTGTGCGAGCTGTGCTGCAGACCATCTTCCTCTGGGTTGGTGCCGCGATTTTCGGTGTTGCGGGTGCCTTGATCGGGCAGGGGTTTGCGCTGCTTGCAGCACATGTTGGATCTATCGTACTTGCGCGAAAACATAAGTGTTGGGACCCCATGCACGACGGTGTTATTATCAGCGGGGCTTTCGTGCTCAGTGCCGGGGCTGTACTCGTGCATAGGGATGGCTTGACGGCTTTTCTTGCCAGTGGATTATGA
- the tnpC gene encoding IS66 family transposase has product MSRYSDAKNKADARIDRLQAIIEAFQRHRFGRKSEQLDPDQFELALEDIETALGSAQAARDAAVPKARGERPRKTNRGALPAHLERIEQIVDVEEVDGLRACPCCGGALHQIGEDVAERLDVVPTTFRVLVTRRPRYGCRSCESAVVQAPAPSRIVEGGIPTEALIAQVLVSKYADHLPLYRQAQIYARQGIQLDRSTLADWVGRAAWYLRPLRDHILERLRRSERLFADETTAPVLDPGRKRTKTGQIWAYACDDRPWGGSDPPMVAYVYAADRKTERPEAHLQGFAGILQVDGYGAYAALARRHQQIRLAFCWAHVRRKFYELAESSPVAADVLRRIASLYAIEDEIRGLSAAERRDARDQRSRPIVDDLHKFLEARGRQVSAKSRLGEAIRYTLPRWDGLIRFLDDGRIDLDNNAVERAIRPLALNRKNALFAGSDEGGDNWAVIATLIENCKLTGINPHTWLTATLTSLANGHPASRIDELLPHANVG; this is encoded by the coding sequence ATGTCGCGCTACAGCGATGCCAAGAACAAGGCCGATGCCCGGATTGATCGCCTGCAGGCGATCATCGAAGCGTTCCAACGGCACCGTTTTGGCCGCAAGTCCGAGCAGCTCGATCCCGATCAGTTCGAGCTGGCGCTGGAGGATATCGAGACCGCGCTCGGCAGCGCGCAGGCTGCACGTGATGCCGCGGTGCCCAAGGCCAGGGGCGAACGCCCACGCAAGACCAACCGCGGTGCGCTGCCAGCGCATCTCGAACGGATCGAGCAGATCGTCGATGTCGAGGAAGTTGATGGTCTTCGGGCATGCCCCTGCTGCGGCGGTGCTCTCCACCAGATCGGCGAGGATGTAGCCGAACGCCTCGATGTCGTTCCCACCACCTTCCGCGTGCTGGTCACTCGCCGTCCGCGCTATGGCTGCCGCTCATGCGAGAGCGCGGTCGTGCAGGCTCCAGCCCCGTCCCGGATCGTCGAAGGCGGCATCCCCACAGAGGCGCTGATCGCACAGGTGCTGGTATCCAAGTATGCCGATCACCTGCCGCTCTACCGGCAGGCGCAGATCTATGCCCGGCAAGGCATCCAGTTAGACCGCTCCACCCTTGCAGACTGGGTCGGACGTGCGGCTTGGTATCTGCGCCCCTTGCGCGATCACATCCTCGAGCGATTGCGACGATCCGAGCGATTGTTCGCCGACGAGACCACCGCGCCTGTGCTCGATCCCGGGCGCAAGCGAACGAAGACCGGCCAGATCTGGGCCTATGCCTGCGACGACCGACCTTGGGGCGGTAGTGATCCGCCGATGGTGGCCTATGTCTATGCCGCCGATCGCAAGACCGAGCGACCCGAAGCGCATCTCCAGGGCTTTGCGGGCATCCTGCAGGTCGACGGCTACGGCGCCTATGCCGCGCTTGCCCGGCGTCATCAGCAGATCCGCCTCGCGTTCTGCTGGGCGCATGTGCGCCGCAAGTTCTACGAGCTGGCCGAGAGCTCGCCGGTGGCCGCCGACGTGCTGCGCCGCATTGCCTCGCTCTACGCCATCGAGGACGAGATCCGCGGCCTGTCTGCTGCCGAGCGTCGTGACGCTCGCGACCAGCGCAGCCGTCCGATCGTCGACGACCTGCACAAGTTTCTCGAAGCACGCGGCCGACAGGTCAGCGCCAAGAGCCGTCTGGGCGAGGCGATCCGCTACACGCTTCCGCGCTGGGACGGTCTCATCCGCTTCCTTGACGATGGCCGCATCGATCTCGACAACAACGCCGTCGAACGCGCCATCCGTCCCCTCGCTCTCAACCGCAAGAACGCCCTGTTCGCAGGCTCCGACGAGGGCGGCGACAACTGGGCGGTGATCGCCACGCTCATCGAAAACTGCAAACTCACCGGCATCAACCCGCACACCTGGCTAACCGCGACGCTCACCAGCCTCGCCAATGGTCACCCGGCATCGCGCATCGACGAGCTCCTGCCACACGCTAACGTGGGCTGA
- the istB gene encoding IS21-like element helper ATPase IstB, which translates to MSTGPMIDAQRLSLMLNELRLPAIKHIWGDFAARADKEGWPAARLLAALAEHEIAERDRRRTERHLAEAKLPAGKTLDTFAFDAVPMVSKAQVMAMCAGDGWLEQGANLILFGPPGGGKTHLAAAIGLALVENGWRVLFTRTSDLVQRLQIARRELALESALAKLDKYHLLVLDDFAYVSRDQAETSVLFELISARYERRSLLITANQPFGDWNSVFPDPAMTLAAVDRLVHHATIFEMNVESYRRRTAEARRSGPGRPATYTTPKVLEAVRDNQDDK; encoded by the coding sequence ATGAGCACAGGTCCGATGATCGATGCCCAGCGCCTCAGCCTGATGCTGAACGAGCTGCGCTTGCCGGCAATCAAGCATATCTGGGGCGACTTTGCCGCGCGCGCAGACAAGGAAGGCTGGCCTGCGGCCCGGCTTCTGGCCGCGCTCGCCGAGCATGAGATCGCCGAACGGGATCGGCGGCGGACCGAGCGGCATCTGGCCGAAGCCAAGCTCCCTGCCGGAAAGACCCTCGATACCTTCGCGTTCGATGCCGTGCCAATGGTCTCCAAGGCGCAGGTCATGGCGATGTGCGCCGGCGACGGATGGCTCGAGCAGGGTGCCAACCTCATCCTGTTCGGCCCTCCTGGTGGCGGCAAGACCCATCTGGCCGCTGCCATCGGCCTCGCGCTGGTCGAGAATGGTTGGCGCGTCCTGTTCACGCGCACGTCCGATCTGGTGCAGCGGCTCCAGATCGCCCGGCGCGAACTGGCGCTCGAATCCGCGCTGGCAAAGCTCGACAAGTATCATCTGCTGGTGCTCGACGACTTCGCTTACGTCAGCCGGGACCAGGCCGAAACCTCGGTCCTGTTCGAACTGATCAGCGCCCGCTACGAACGTCGCTCGCTGCTGATCACCGCCAACCAGCCCTTCGGCGACTGGAACAGTGTCTTCCCGGATCCGGCCATGACGCTCGCCGCGGTGGATCGTCTGGTCCATCACGCAACAATCTTCGAGATGAACGTCGAAAGCTACCGGCGACGAACCGCCGAAGCGCGTCGCTCAGGCCCAGGCCGACCAGCGACCTACACGACGCCCAAGGTCCTCGAAGCCGTCCGCGACAATCAGGACGACAAATAG
- the istA gene encoding IS21 family transposase, translating to MPGRHITDHQMRLFMTLRKDHSVAQAAVKAGMSPATGYRLLQDPQRPLQTKAPRGRRRPDPLAGYFDEEVVPLLEAAPGLRPIAIFEELRRRHGSLPFARRTLERRIRAWRALHGPEREVIFRQLHEPGRLGLSDFTDMGDFDVTVAGVPLEHMLYHFRLTYGGFEHCHVILGGESFVALAEGLQNALWSAGGAPRLHRTDSLSAAFRNLAADARADLTTRYDALCQHYGMEPTRNNTGVAHENGSIESSHGHIKAAVRDALLLRGSSDFADLAAYRCFIDEVVTARNRRHAPSIDAERRTLQPLPDTRTSDYEEVLVAVTSSGGFTLRKVFYTVPSRLIGHKLRARLYDDRIDLFLGGTQLMTLVRGRAGDNGKHGHIVDYRHVIHSLRRKPMALMGLVYRDSLFPREAYRRMFEHLLEQEGERSACRITVDLLAMAHERACEAELAGLLEADLAARRCPDIGALRSRFSPDPAQLPAVTVKLGGLASYDSLIGWGEAA from the coding sequence GTGCCTGGCCGTCACATAACCGATCATCAGATGAGGCTGTTCATGACATTGAGGAAAGATCACTCGGTAGCGCAGGCTGCGGTGAAGGCCGGGATGAGTCCCGCGACGGGCTATCGGCTGTTGCAGGATCCGCAGCGGCCGTTGCAGACGAAAGCGCCGCGCGGGCGGCGGCGTCCCGATCCGCTGGCAGGATACTTTGACGAGGAGGTCGTGCCGTTGCTGGAAGCAGCGCCCGGGCTTCGTCCGATCGCGATCTTCGAGGAGCTGCGCCGCCGGCATGGCAGCCTGCCGTTTGCGCGCCGGACGCTCGAGCGACGGATCAGGGCCTGGCGTGCGCTGCATGGGCCCGAACGCGAGGTCATCTTCCGGCAGTTGCATGAGCCTGGCAGACTTGGCCTGTCGGACTTTACCGATATGGGCGATTTTGATGTCACGGTCGCCGGCGTGCCGCTTGAGCACATGCTCTATCACTTCCGGCTGACCTATGGCGGGTTCGAGCACTGCCATGTGATCCTGGGCGGCGAGAGCTTTGTTGCCTTGGCCGAGGGGCTGCAGAATGCCTTGTGGTCAGCGGGCGGCGCACCGCGGCTTCACCGGACGGACAGCCTGTCGGCGGCGTTCCGCAATCTTGCTGCTGATGCCCGGGCTGATCTGACCACGCGATATGATGCGCTGTGCCAGCATTACGGGATGGAGCCGACCCGCAACAACACAGGGGTGGCCCATGAGAACGGTTCGATCGAGAGCTCTCATGGCCATATCAAGGCTGCGGTGAGGGATGCCTTGCTGCTGAGGGGAAGCAGCGACTTTGCCGATCTGGCGGCGTATCGCTGCTTCATCGATGAGGTCGTGACCGCGCGCAACCGGCGTCATGCTCCCTCGATCGATGCCGAGCGCCGCACCTTGCAGCCGCTGCCTGACACGCGCACGAGTGATTACGAGGAGGTGCTGGTCGCGGTCACCTCATCGGGCGGCTTCACCTTGCGCAAGGTGTTCTACACCGTGCCCTCGCGGCTGATCGGACACAAGCTGCGCGCGCGGCTTTACGATGACCGGATCGACCTGTTCCTGGGCGGCACCCAGCTGATGACCCTGGTGCGCGGCCGCGCTGGCGACAATGGCAAGCATGGTCATATCGTCGATTACCGGCATGTGATCCACTCGCTCAGGCGCAAGCCGATGGCGCTCATGGGGCTGGTCTATCGCGACAGCCTGTTCCCCCGCGAAGCCTACCGGCGGATGTTCGAGCATCTGCTGGAGCAAGAAGGCGAGCGCTCGGCTTGCAGGATCACCGTTGATCTGCTGGCCATGGCGCACGAGCGGGCCTGCGAGGCTGAACTTGCCGGACTGCTCGAAGCCGATCTTGCCGCGCGACGATGCCCTGACATCGGCGCCCTGCGAAGCCGGTTCTCCCCCGATCCCGCTCAGCTGCCCGCGGTCACGGTCAAGCTCGGCGGGCTTGCATCCTATGACAGCCTGATCGGATGGGGAGAGGCGGCATGA
- the tnpB gene encoding IS66 family insertion sequence element accessory protein TnpB (TnpB, as the term is used for proteins encoded by IS66 family insertion elements, is considered an accessory protein, since TnpC, encoded by a neighboring gene, is a DDE family transposase.), producing MIGPAPGAKVMVATRPVDFRKGADSLAALVAAEYGGKPYSGVIYVFRAKRADRIKLIWWDGTGLCLMAKKLEQGAFKWPRIQEGVMRLTPAQLGALLEGLDWRRVHGGRRPIAPQIAA from the coding sequence ATGATTGGCCCTGCACCCGGCGCAAAGGTGATGGTGGCAACCCGTCCGGTGGATTTTCGCAAAGGAGCGGACTCGCTCGCGGCGTTGGTGGCGGCCGAGTATGGCGGCAAGCCCTATTCCGGCGTGATCTATGTGTTCCGCGCCAAGCGCGCTGATAGGATCAAGCTCATCTGGTGGGATGGAACAGGCCTGTGCCTAATGGCCAAGAAGCTGGAGCAAGGCGCGTTCAAGTGGCCCCGGATCCAAGAGGGCGTGATGCGGCTGACCCCTGCCCAACTGGGTGCTTTGCTCGAGGGTCTGGACTGGCGCCGCGTCCATGGCGGACGCCGTCCGATCGCGCCCCAGATTGCTGCTTGA
- the tnpA gene encoding IS66-like element accessory protein TnpA, producing the protein MTMSCDDAGTSGVQRFEVFTGVGKRRDWPPEVKASIVAESYSGRESVSAVARRHSVSVSQLFTWRRLMRKQMEERGIALPVASRQAPAFVPAVIAPDDTPEPAPDPVRSRRRRRAEPAAIELEIGGALVRIGSSADADTITAVITALRA; encoded by the coding sequence ATGACGATGTCATGTGATGATGCTGGCACTAGCGGTGTTCAGCGTTTCGAGGTCTTCACCGGCGTTGGCAAGCGCCGGGACTGGCCGCCGGAGGTCAAGGCCTCGATCGTTGCGGAGAGCTACTCGGGCAGAGAGAGCGTGAGCGCAGTGGCGCGCCGTCACAGCGTCTCGGTATCTCAGCTCTTTACCTGGCGCCGCCTGATGCGCAAGCAGATGGAGGAGCGCGGCATCGCACTGCCTGTGGCATCCCGGCAGGCTCCCGCATTCGTGCCGGCGGTGATCGCGCCCGACGATACGCCGGAGCCTGCGCCTGACCCTGTCAGATCACGTCGCCGTCGGCGGGCCGAGCCCGCGGCGATCGAGCTGGAGATCGGCGGCGCGCTGGTCAGGATCGGCAGCAGTGCTGATGCTGATACGATCACCGCAGTAATCACCGCCCTTCGAGCATAA